CAATCATCGGCTTTCACCAAAGAGGAGTTAGAGAAGGTCAAGCCTTACTTGCGTTTCTAAAAAGGTTTGGAAAACCTCGCCGACGGGCAACGCAGGCAGCAGCAAAATCGCACGAACAACGACAAAAGTTTGAAAAATACAAGTTTTAAAAAAAACCTCGCCGACGGGCAACGCCCTCGGCGACGGTTAGCAATTTAATCCAAAGCAATGCTACCTTCGCTTACTTGGTCTAAAATGTATTTGCTATGATGGGCAAGGGGGGCAAGTTCGCTTTTGATAAAAGGCAGAACGCGCTCTTGATATGATTTAGGGTAGAGGATATGCACGTTCGGTCCCGCATCTAAGGTAAAGCAAATCGGAATTTGCGTCTGTTGGCGGAAAAATTGGATAGCTTCGATGGCTCTTAGCGTATTGGGTTTCATCAAGACAAAAGATGGCTCGGAAACCATCATGAGGGCATGAAGCACAAAGGCTTCTTTTTCGGTGATGTCTATAAATTTTTCCAAATCGCCACTTTGTAGGGCTTCCAACATCAAAACGGCGTGCTTATGTGCCTGCTCGTATCGAATGGCTGAAAAAGGATTCTGATTCATAAGGGCGTGTCCTGCGCGGCTCGAAACGCTTTTTTCGCCTTCGTGAATAAGCAAAATGGTGTCTTGATAATCTTCAAAAATAGGGTGCAGGGCTTCAAAAGGCACGCCCCACTCTTCGGAGGTTTCCCACTGTTTGGAGGTTTTGCCCCAAATGACGGCTCGCCCATGGATAGAACGGGCGGCACTTCCCGAACCCAAACGCGCCAAAAAGGAGGCTTTCTGATAGAAATCGTCTTGCGTGAGGGTTGTGCCAAAAAGCACCTCTTCCATCGAGCAAAGACACAACGCCAATGCCGCCATACTCGAAGCAGAGGAAGCAATGCCTGCCGAATGTGGAAATGAATTGTGAGAGAAAATCTCTAAGTGTAGGTCGGCTAAAAAAGGAAAAATGGGTAGGAGGCTTTCTAAAAATTTCTCTATTTTGGCTTCGAAGGCAGGAGCAGGCTGGTCTTCAAAGTAAAATTCGAGGCTGATTTTTTTATCAAAACGCGCTTTTGAAGCCTGTTGGCGTGGTAAAAAGGCGAGTGTTGTTTCGGTATAGGAAGCCGAAAGGGTGAGGCTCACCGAAGGATTACGCGGTAGCTGCAAGCCATATTTGCCCCAATATTTGACTAAGGCAATGTTAGAAGGGCTGCGCCAAGCCACTTTGCCACTATTTTGGCGTGCGTTTTCTAATTTGAGCGAAGGATTTGAATAACGTATCATAAAAAAATGGCGTTTAGAAACCCTAAGCCGAAACCGACTTAGGGCGAGGGTGAGGGAGGTTTTTATTTTTTGGCTATCACTTGCAGGGCTTTGGCTACGATATTTTTGGCATCTAAGCCATATTTTTTCATCAAATCTTCGGGTGTGCCGCTTTCGCCAAAGGTGTCATTCACGCCCACAAATGCGATAGGCGTAGGTTTTTCCTCTGCCAAGACCTGCGCAATGATGCTACCCAAGCCGCCGCGAATTTGGTGTTCTTCTGCCGTTACTACTGCGCCCGTTTTGATTGCCGATTTGATAACGGCTTCTCTATCCAAAGGTTTGATGGTGTGAATGTTGATGACTTCGGCAGAAATGCCTTGTGCGGCTAAGATTTCGTGCGCTAAAAGTGCTTCCCAAACCAGATGCCCTGTGGCAAAAATCGTAACTGCCGTTCCTTCTTGTAAAATTTGCGCCTTTCCGATAATAAACGGCTCATTTTCAGGCATAAAGACAGGAACTTTGGGTCGTCCGAAGCGCAAATAAACAGCACCCTGCCAATCGGCAATCGCGATAGTAGCCGCTTTGGTTTGGTTGTAGTCGCAGGGATTGATAACCGTCAGGTGGGGGAGCATCTGCATCAGACCAATATCTTCCAAGATTTGGTGAGTTGCGCCATCTTCACCCAACGTCAGCCCCGCATGAGAAGCGCAAATCTTGACATTTTTGCCCGAATAAGCGATAGATTGACGAATTTGGTCATAGACCCGACCCGTAGAAAAATTGGCAAATGTGCCTGTAAAAGGAATCTTGCCGCCAATGGTCAGCCCTGCCGCAATGCCCATCATATTGGCTTCGGCAATCCCTACCTGAATAAAACGCTCTGGAAAGGCTTTTTGGAAAGCGTCCATTTTCAGAGAGCCAGTCAGGTCGGCACACAAAGCCACGACTTGGGGGTTGGTCTTTCCTAATTCGAGCAGCCCTGCGCCAAAACCTGAGCGCGTGTCCTGCATTTGCGTATAGCTATATTTTTTCATCAGTTTGAGGCTTCAATTAGAGAGGAGATGTTTTCGAACCCATGCAGGTTGCGAAAGCCTTTGTAGCGACAAAGTTAGGGATTTATCGCTAAATAAGCCAAAACCAACTGCTCGCCTATTTTGCATCAAGCACTAATTTTTTGCAGCACCTCCCAAAAAAGTTGCGTAAGGGGAAAAGAGGCTTGTAAAAGTCTTTTTTACCTTACTCTATTGAACAAAAAAAACAAATTTTTATGAAAAAAATAAGCTTAGGCTTCGCGTTTTTATTTGCACTTTTCTCCTTTTGGGCTTGTAGTGAAAAGGAAGTAGATTTGCCCAAGCCACAAATAGACAAGCTCTATTATTTCAAAGACAACCTCGAAGGCTGGCAAGTAGATTTTGCCGACCTGCCGCGCACAGGACAAGAGATTTACGAACTCGACTTCGGGCATAGAAGCCTACCCGAACCTTTGGACACGCAGGAAAAGGCTTTGATGATACAAGGGCATAACCGTAGCGACGACCTTTTTATGTTTGCCAAAAAGCAAATCGAAGACCTCAAACCCAATACCGATTATGAGGTCATTTTCAAAATTACCCTTGCCAATAATGCGCCTGAAAGTTCAATCGGCATAGGAGGAAGCCCTGGTGGTTCGGTCTATTTGAAGGCAGGCGTTACCCTTATCGAACCTCAAAAACAAGCCGACGGCGATAGTTTGGGCTATGAGGGTTATACCATGAACATAGACAAAGGAAATCAGGCGGTTGGCGGCGCAGATATGCAACTTTTGGGGCATATCGGACACAACAAACACGAGGATTTTGTCTATACGATAATAGAAAGAATTAGCCCCGAACCCTTTATTTTTCGCACTGATGCCACAGGAAAGGCTTGGCTTATTGTCGGCACAGATTCTGGTTTTGAGGGACTTACACAAATTTATTACGATAAAATAGAGGTGAGTTTTGTAGAAAAATAAGCAATTCAGATGTAGGGACAAGGTACTGCCTTGTCCTAATTTTTTATATAAAACTGCCTTGCGAAGCTGGAGCTTCGCGCTACATAGAATTTAACGACACTGTGCTTGGGCTTTCAAAGTGCGTAGGTTTAAAACAAAGTCCTTAGACAAAGGCGTTTAAAAAAATAAGGCATACAGTTTTGGGCTTTTTCTTGAAAAAAGCGTAATTTTGGCAAATTCTAATCACGCACCTCAAAAACGTCTTTTTTGATATGAATTTCACTCTCACCGAAGAACAAATGGCTGTTCGCGATGCGGCTCGCGAATTTGCACAAAAAGAACTTTTACCCGAAGTTATCGAGCGCGACGAAGAGCAGCGTTTCCCTGCCGAGCAAATCAAAAAGTTAGGAGAATTAGGCTTTATGGGTATGATGACCCCTACTCAATATGGCGGCAGCGGCATGGACACTGTTTCCTACGTCTTGGCGATGGAAGAACTCTCTAAGATTGATGCTTCTGCTTCGGTTGTGGTTTCGGTCAATAATTCCCTTGTCTGTTGGGCTTTGGAAAAATATGGCACAGAAGCGCAAAAGCAAAAATACCTCACCCCATTGGCAAAGGGCGAAGTCATTGGCGCGTTCTGCCTTTCCGAACCCGAAGCAGGTAGTGATGCCACTTCGCAGCGCACCACAGCCGTAGATAAAGGCGACTACTATTTGCTCAATGGCACAAAAAACTGGATTACCAACGGCAATAGTGCCTCCATTTATTTGGTCATGGCACAAACCGACGTAGAAAAACGCCACAAGGGTATCAACTGCCTTATCGTAGAGCGCAACATGGAAGGCTTTGCAGTAGGTAAGAAAGAGCAAAAAATGGGGATTCGCGGCTCTGATACGCACTCTTTGATGTTCACTGACGTAAAAGTGCCAAAAGAAAACCGTTTGGGAGTAGATGGCGAAGGCTTTAAAATTGCGATGACAACCCTCAACGGTGGCAGAATTGGTATTGCGGCACAAGCCTTAGGGATTGCGTCAGGGGCTTACGAATTGGCTTTGAAATATTCAAAAGAGCGCAAATCTTTTGGCAAACCCATTCACGAACACCAAGCGATTGCTTTCAAATTGGCAGACATGGCTACCAAAATCGAGGCGGCGCGTTTGCTTTGTCTGAAAGCAGCCCAGCTCAAAGATGCCAAACAAGACTACGCCTTAGCCAGCGCGATGGCGAAATTGTATGCCTCACAGGTAGCGATGGAAGTTACTACCGAAGCCGTACAGGTGCATGGTGGCTATGGCTATGTACGCGAGTTTCACGTGGAACGCTTGATGCGTGATGCCAAAATCACCCAAATTTACGAGGGTACGTCTGAAATCCAGAAAATCGTTATTTCGCGTGCGCTTCTTACCGAAAACTAAGAAATAAAAGCGCGTTTTTTTCAAAACCTAAGCCCTTTCAAAAGGGCTTAGGTTTCTGTTTTTATAGGGTCAAAGGGTAAAATTTGGGCTTGCCATATAAATCTTGCAACAATTTGCGGTACTTTTCATAGGTTGTGAAAGCCTCTTGATGGCTTTGTATCCAAAAATTGATGAGATTTTCGTCGTGAGTGGCTTTGAGCTTGACTCCTGCGCCCGAAGGGTCGCCTAAAAGTGAAATGGCTACTTTTTGTATGATGCTCAAATCAAGGTTTGGAGTTGCCTTTTTTTCGGCAAAAACCGACGACGGATACCAATCGGAATAAGCACCCGAAAGCGTTTCCAGATTGCCATTCAAAGGCGTGAGGTGATAAAAACTAAGGCAGACCATGCCATGCGTTTTGGGTATAATTGCCCAACTTTGTGGCACAAGCCCCCCATGCACATATCCGACCTGATGCAACCAAGACACAAATTCCAACATACGGCTGGCTGCCCAAGCGACGTGTTTTTCCTCTAATTTTAAATCATAACACAAAGCACTTTCTTCGCCTGTCTGTACCAAAAGCCCGCCACCCTGCCAACTCATTTGGGTAGGTAGGTATTTGCGAAAGTGTTTTGAGGCATCATCTTTTAGGGCAAGAAGTGCCTGGTAATTTTGGTAGGATTTTTCTAAAATCTCTTTTTCGCCTTTGAAAAGATAGCTTTGCGCATCAACTTTGACAATCACCCCTGCGTCATCTTCTACTTCCTTTTCTAATTGTGCCTTAAATAAATTTAATTTCACAACAGCCTCATGTGCTTTTGG
The Hugenholtzia roseola DSM 9546 DNA segment above includes these coding regions:
- a CDS encoding transketolase family protein yields the protein MKKYSYTQMQDTRSGFGAGLLELGKTNPQVVALCADLTGSLKMDAFQKAFPERFIQVGIAEANMMGIAAGLTIGGKIPFTGTFANFSTGRVYDQIRQSIAYSGKNVKICASHAGLTLGEDGATHQILEDIGLMQMLPHLTVINPCDYNQTKAATIAIADWQGAVYLRFGRPKVPVFMPENEPFIIGKAQILQEGTAVTIFATGHLVWEALLAHEILAAQGISAEVINIHTIKPLDREAVIKSAIKTGAVVTAEEHQIRGGLGSIIAQVLAEEKPTPIAFVGVNDTFGESGTPEDLMKKYGLDAKNIVAKALQVIAKK
- a CDS encoding diphosphomevalonate/mevalonate 3,5-bisphosphate decarboxylase family protein, producing the protein MIRYSNPSLKLENARQNSGKVAWRSPSNIALVKYWGKYGLQLPRNPSVSLTLSASYTETTLAFLPRQQASKARFDKKISLEFYFEDQPAPAFEAKIEKFLESLLPIFPFLADLHLEIFSHNSFPHSAGIASSASSMAALALCLCSMEEVLFGTTLTQDDFYQKASFLARLGSGSAARSIHGRAVIWGKTSKQWETSEEWGVPFEALHPIFEDYQDTILLIHEGEKSVSSRAGHALMNQNPFSAIRYEQAHKHAVLMLEALQSGDLEKFIDITEKEAFVLHALMMVSEPSFVLMKPNTLRAIEAIQFFRQQTQIPICFTLDAGPNVHILYPKSYQERVLPFIKSELAPLAHHSKYILDQVSEGSIALD
- a CDS encoding acyl-CoA dehydrogenase; the encoded protein is MNFTLTEEQMAVRDAAREFAQKELLPEVIERDEEQRFPAEQIKKLGELGFMGMMTPTQYGGSGMDTVSYVLAMEELSKIDASASVVVSVNNSLVCWALEKYGTEAQKQKYLTPLAKGEVIGAFCLSEPEAGSDATSQRTTAVDKGDYYLLNGTKNWITNGNSASIYLVMAQTDVEKRHKGINCLIVERNMEGFAVGKKEQKMGIRGSDTHSLMFTDVKVPKENRLGVDGEGFKIAMTTLNGGRIGIAAQALGIASGAYELALKYSKERKSFGKPIHEHQAIAFKLADMATKIEAARLLCLKAAQLKDAKQDYALASAMAKLYASQVAMEVTTEAVQVHGGYGYVREFHVERLMRDAKITQIYEGTSEIQKIVISRALLTEN